A region from the Candidatus Electrothrix scaldis genome encodes:
- a CDS encoding Uma2 family endonuclease: MDWAAVLNNPFLKDLPFKIELNKWGQILMSPASNNHGRHQFNVGDRIKTGKKGQGQVIMECSIQTDQGVKVADVAWVSDTFIQEHGFTTPYAIAPEICVEIISPSNSKGEIEEKIQLYLSQGAHEVWIVNDDGKMRFYTAQGEIAESSEIPAT, encoded by the coding sequence ATGGATTGGGCCGCCGTTCTTAACAACCCCTTCCTGAAAGACCTGCCCTTCAAGATCGAACTCAATAAATGGGGGCAGATATTGATGAGCCCGGCAAGCAACAACCACGGGCGACATCAGTTCAACGTCGGCGACAGGATAAAGACCGGAAAAAAGGGGCAAGGTCAGGTTATCATGGAATGCTCTATCCAAACCGATCAAGGGGTCAAAGTGGCGGATGTGGCCTGGGTCAGCGATACGTTCATTCAAGAACACGGCTTTACCACCCCGTATGCAATTGCACCGGAAATCTGCGTTGAAATCATCTCTCCCTCCAACTCAAAAGGTGAAATTGAAGAGAAAATTCAATTATACCTTTCTCAGGGCGCGCACGAAGTCTGGATTGTCAACGATGACGGTAAAATGCGCTTTTACACCGCACAAGGCGAAATCGCCGAGTCCTCGGAAATCCCGGCTACTTAA
- a CDS encoding P-loop NTPase fold protein, which produces MNDVNYKLKELDVPPDDPFSCDALNRESSVEAVSSLIGELSGPFVLAIDSPWGTGKTTFVRMLKAVLEKKEHSCLYFNAWETDFSTDPLVAFLGEITKLISDEIDNSSEAKKKINKVKKLGTLLVKKAIPVAAKVTTGVTLDLDSFTEKAITDYVSSAATDAVDKYLKEKELIDEFHKELAKVIKQLSKEGKPSQIVIFVDEIDRCRPTYAVELLERIKHLFNIENVIFVVSLDKQQLRTSLGAIYGQGIDADEYLRRFIDLEFLLPKPDAEAFTKSLFDRFGFEAFFKDRTNSDFQYEKEDLLEIFIALSNLFNLSLRAREQCFTRIRVAMMTTSGEHYFSPMLTILTLLKAGAPDSYHQYILTEGTAREVVEYLETQKGGSEMLLSDVGINIEAYLIMFKSILQRSEELEAYKAVYKNEELEDAQRERAERLLHFVTYIRNYSLSDVVKKLELAAQFK; this is translated from the coding sequence ATGAATGATGTAAACTACAAACTCAAAGAGCTGGATGTTCCGCCGGATGATCCGTTTAGCTGCGATGCCCTAAACAGGGAGTCTTCGGTGGAGGCGGTTTCTTCTCTGATTGGGGAGTTAAGCGGCCCTTTTGTTCTGGCGATTGATTCGCCTTGGGGAACCGGTAAGACGACCTTTGTGCGGATGTTAAAGGCGGTGTTGGAGAAGAAAGAGCATTCTTGCCTTTACTTCAACGCTTGGGAGACCGACTTTTCCACAGATCCGTTAGTTGCTTTTCTTGGGGAGATTACAAAGCTGATTTCTGATGAAATCGACAATTCCTCAGAAGCTAAGAAGAAAATTAACAAGGTAAAGAAACTGGGAACTCTTCTTGTAAAGAAGGCAATCCCTGTCGCCGCTAAAGTTACAACTGGCGTAACCCTTGATTTGGATTCTTTCACCGAAAAGGCTATTACCGATTATGTTTCCAGTGCGGCAACTGATGCAGTTGATAAATATCTGAAGGAAAAAGAGCTGATTGATGAATTTCATAAGGAACTCGCGAAGGTCATCAAGCAGCTTAGCAAGGAAGGAAAGCCGTCACAAATCGTTATCTTTGTTGATGAGATAGATCGTTGTCGGCCAACCTATGCGGTGGAATTGTTGGAGCGGATCAAACATCTGTTCAATATCGAGAACGTCATCTTTGTTGTTTCCCTGGATAAGCAGCAGTTGCGCACCAGTCTTGGGGCTATCTATGGACAGGGAATTGATGCGGATGAGTATCTACGGCGCTTCATTGATCTGGAGTTTCTGTTGCCGAAGCCGGATGCGGAGGCATTTACAAAGAGCCTTTTTGATCGATTTGGATTCGAGGCATTTTTTAAAGATCGAACGAATAGTGATTTTCAATATGAAAAAGAAGATCTTTTAGAGATTTTTATTGCTTTATCAAATTTGTTTAATCTGAGTCTCAGAGCCAGAGAGCAATGTTTTACCAGAATACGGGTAGCAATGATGACAACATCAGGAGAACATTATTTTTCCCCTATGTTAACTATATTAACGCTACTTAAGGCAGGTGCTCCGGATAGTTATCATCAATATATTTTGACAGAGGGAACCGCAAGAGAAGTGGTTGAATATTTGGAAACCCAAAAGGGTGGTTCTGAGATGCTGCTATCGGATGTTGGCATAAATATTGAGGCGTATTTGATTATGTTTAAAAGTATCTTGCAAAGATCTGAAGAATTGGAAGCATATAAAGCAGTATATAAAAATGAAGAATTGGAAGATGCACAAAGAGAGCGTGCGGAACGCCTTCTTCATTTTGTAACTTACATAAGAAATTATTCTCTATCTGATGTAGTTAAAAAACTGGAGCTGGCAGCCCAATTCAAGTAA
- a CDS encoding TIGR03960 family B12-binding radical SAM protein, protein MTTKVPLDSILPLVQKPGRYIGGELNSVHPDYNQVDLSFALVFPDLYEIGMSHQGLQILYHIINRQPGLAAERCYAPDVDMEAQLRQQKLPLFSLESRRPLAEFNVIGFTLPYELCYTNILTVLDLAGIPFRSEDRNEDFPLIIGGGACAMNPEPVADFFDLIVLGDGEEALLELIWALRASREQGFSRAETLECCAEIEGVYVPSLFKPHYTDGQLTAIEPLKKDYPAVTRRIIAELPPVELLTRPLVPIVKPIHDRLGVEIARGCTRSCRFCQAGMIYRPVRERSKEQIMQLAEEGINNSGFDELAMLSLSTGDYSSLPELLKDLMDHFSEEHVSVALPSMRVGTLTPEVIEQIRRVRKSGFTVAPEAGTDRLREVINKGITEEDLLAGCRDAFAAGWNVIKFYFMIGLPTETQEDLEAIIDLALRAKREAKGGRTQINVSVSTFVPKPHTPFQWHGQLSIAETKERIDFLKRKLPRKGFRLKWHEPYQSFLEGLFSRGDRRLAPLIEAAWRAGARLDGWSDHFLLERWQEAAEQLGLDLDAYLRPRNQDELLPWDHLHCGVSADFLRQEYQKALDQVYTPDCRVKGCQKCELCDFKTIKPLIQKKEASDQAAEPQAEAQKASWERTEQGQQPVFRYRVHYSRLGDGRFLGHLEVLQLVFRGLHRTRLPILFSQGFNPSPKVSFSPALPVGVESYIEYFDVDLATPIKDLQETAELLNTSLPAFLAVQEITTIKKKAPKDQIISYQCTLPESVDIDQLALSSQAFLAADEFIIERIRKQKRRELDLRPLVKRLEMDVEQSGMLLLDLLHPHGAAGTSPREILEKVLGLSEEQSQLVRIVKWRAEEVA, encoded by the coding sequence ATGACAACAAAAGTACCTCTTGATAGCATTCTGCCCCTGGTGCAAAAGCCGGGACGATATATAGGCGGCGAACTGAATTCCGTCCACCCGGATTACAATCAGGTTGATCTCTCCTTTGCCTTGGTCTTCCCGGATCTCTACGAGATCGGGATGTCCCACCAGGGCCTGCAAATCCTTTATCATATCATCAATCGTCAACCCGGCCTGGCCGCAGAGCGTTGTTATGCCCCGGATGTGGATATGGAGGCGCAGCTGCGCCAGCAGAAGCTCCCTCTCTTTTCCCTGGAATCACGGCGACCTTTGGCCGAGTTCAACGTTATCGGTTTTACTTTGCCTTATGAGCTCTGCTACACCAATATCCTGACCGTGCTGGACCTGGCCGGAATTCCTTTTCGCTCAGAGGATCGGAACGAGGACTTCCCCTTGATCATCGGCGGAGGAGCCTGCGCCATGAACCCGGAGCCGGTAGCGGATTTTTTTGACCTGATCGTGCTGGGAGACGGTGAAGAAGCCCTGCTGGAGCTGATCTGGGCCCTGCGTGCTTCCCGTGAGCAAGGCTTTTCCCGGGCCGAGACCCTGGAATGCTGTGCTGAAATTGAGGGCGTCTATGTTCCCTCCCTGTTTAAGCCCCACTATACAGACGGTCAATTGACCGCTATTGAGCCGCTCAAGAAGGATTACCCGGCTGTTACCCGCCGCATTATTGCTGAACTGCCCCCGGTGGAACTCCTGACCCGCCCCTTGGTGCCCATAGTTAAACCGATTCATGATCGCCTCGGGGTAGAGATCGCCCGTGGCTGTACCCGCAGCTGCCGCTTCTGTCAGGCTGGGATGATCTACCGTCCGGTGCGGGAGCGCAGCAAAGAGCAGATTATGCAGCTGGCTGAAGAGGGGATAAACAACTCCGGTTTTGATGAGCTGGCCATGCTGTCTCTGTCCACCGGTGATTATTCCAGTCTTCCTGAGCTGCTCAAGGACTTGATGGATCATTTTTCCGAGGAACATGTCTCGGTGGCCCTGCCGTCCATGCGGGTTGGTACGCTGACCCCGGAGGTTATCGAACAGATCCGGCGGGTGCGCAAGAGCGGTTTCACCGTTGCACCGGAAGCGGGCACAGATCGCCTGCGCGAGGTCATTAATAAGGGCATCACTGAAGAAGATTTGCTGGCCGGTTGCCGGGATGCTTTTGCTGCGGGCTGGAACGTGATCAAGTTTTACTTTATGATCGGCCTGCCCACTGAAACCCAGGAAGATCTGGAGGCGATTATTGATCTGGCTCTGCGGGCAAAAAGAGAGGCCAAAGGCGGCAGGACCCAGATCAATGTGTCGGTGTCCACCTTTGTCCCCAAGCCCCATACCCCCTTTCAATGGCACGGCCAGCTCTCCATTGCCGAGACCAAGGAGCGGATTGATTTCTTGAAGCGGAAGCTACCCCGCAAGGGTTTCCGCCTGAAATGGCATGAGCCCTATCAATCCTTCCTGGAAGGGCTCTTTTCCCGAGGAGACCGCAGGCTGGCTCCTTTGATTGAGGCGGCTTGGCGTGCCGGGGCCCGTTTGGACGGTTGGTCCGATCATTTCCTCCTGGAGCGCTGGCAGGAGGCTGCGGAGCAGCTGGGCTTGGATCTTGATGCCTATCTGCGCCCAAGGAATCAGGACGAGCTGCTGCCCTGGGATCATCTCCATTGCGGGGTGAGTGCAGATTTTTTACGCCAGGAGTACCAAAAGGCTCTGGATCAGGTCTATACCCCGGATTGCCGGGTTAAGGGTTGTCAGAAATGCGAGCTCTGTGATTTCAAGACCATTAAGCCGCTTATCCAAAAGAAAGAAGCGTCTGATCAGGCTGCTGAGCCGCAGGCTGAGGCACAAAAAGCTTCCTGGGAACGGACTGAGCAGGGGCAACAGCCGGTGTTTCGTTATCGGGTCCATTATTCCCGTTTAGGTGATGGCCGCTTCCTGGGGCATTTAGAGGTCCTGCAATTGGTTTTCCGTGGTCTGCACCGGACGCGCCTGCCCATTCTCTTTTCCCAAGGCTTTAATCCATCACCCAAAGTTTCCTTCAGCCCGGCCTTGCCGGTTGGGGTTGAGAGCTATATCGAGTATTTTGATGTCGATTTGGCTACGCCGATTAAGGATCTTCAGGAGACAGCTGAGCTGCTGAATACCAGTCTGCCCGCATTTCTTGCAGTCCAGGAAATTACGACGATTAAGAAAAAGGCCCCAAAGGATCAGATCATCAGTTATCAATGCACCTTGCCGGAATCGGTTGATATAGATCAGCTTGCCCTCAGCAGCCAAGCTTTCCTGGCAGCAGATGAGTTCATTATTGAGCGGATACGTAAGCAGAAGCGACGCGAGCTTGATCTCCGGCCCCTAGTAAAACGCCTGGAGATGGATGTAGAGCAGAGTGGTATGCTCCTGCTTGATTTGCTTCATCCCCACGGAGCTGCTGGCACCAGCCCACGCGAAATCCTGGAAAAGGTTCTGGGGTTGAGCGAGGAGCAGAGTCAGTTGGTGCGGATTGTGAAGTGGAGGGCGGAAGAGGTGGCGTAA
- the yhbY gene encoding ribosome assembly RNA-binding protein YhbY: MSTKKKKPQINLNGRQNKYLRGLGHHVDPTVYVGKEGISENVVQSVLDALRTRELIKVKLGQNCEVPKKEAAEHLAKDSGAALVQLIGKMVLLYMPNKKLDREQRIVLPK, translated from the coding sequence ATGAGTACAAAAAAAAAGAAGCCGCAGATCAATCTTAATGGCAGACAGAATAAATACCTGCGTGGCTTAGGTCACCATGTTGATCCCACTGTGTATGTGGGCAAAGAAGGGATCTCCGAGAATGTGGTGCAGTCAGTGCTTGATGCCCTACGGACCCGAGAGTTGATCAAGGTCAAGCTAGGCCAGAACTGTGAAGTGCCCAAGAAAGAGGCAGCAGAGCACTTAGCGAAAGATAGCGGTGCTGCCCTGGTTCAGCTCATCGGCAAGATGGTGTTACTCTATATGCCGAATAAGAAGCTGGATAGAGAACAGCGGATTGTTCTGCCAAAATAA
- the arfB gene encoding alternative ribosome rescue aminoacyl-tRNA hydrolase ArfB, with protein MDKQDQYRITTSCIIPAAELFFSYSRSSGKGGQHVNKVNTKVSLIFDLEASPSLTEEQKTLLKQRLGNRLNKQGILRLDGDRQRSQRGNQEEVIQRFISLLRDALYIQKSRKKTKPSRNAKQRRLQQKKQRSQLKQQRAKRGFDKE; from the coding sequence ATGGATAAGCAAGATCAGTATCGGATAACCACATCCTGCATCATTCCTGCCGCAGAGCTGTTTTTTAGCTATTCGCGCAGTAGCGGCAAGGGCGGCCAGCATGTCAATAAGGTCAATACCAAGGTCTCGCTTATCTTTGATCTTGAGGCATCACCGAGCCTGACTGAGGAACAGAAAACCCTGCTCAAGCAGCGACTCGGTAATCGTCTCAATAAGCAGGGAATCTTACGCCTGGATGGGGACCGACAGCGCAGCCAGCGGGGTAATCAGGAAGAGGTGATCCAGCGCTTTATAAGTTTATTACGCGATGCCTTGTACATCCAAAAGTCTCGAAAGAAGACTAAACCCTCGCGCAATGCCAAGCAGCGGCGTTTGCAGCAGAAAAAACAGCGAAGCCAGCTCAAGCAGCAGCGGGCAAAACGAGGCTTTGATAAAGAATGA
- a CDS encoding nucleoside phosphorylase: MNKQECAINPERGRGEPLLPEIGILAVNPTEAPVLAAYAKEAGMQRAFLFHSNLYYSEQLFLAGPAVGAPMAAMCLEKLIALGAKKIILYGWCGSLQEDLRALDVLLPTEALSEEGTSPHYGKESDLGEGEKKISASPELHRHLRDTLSAANIPYQTGIIWTTDAPYRETRTKIADYADQGIYGVDMEFSALCSVAAFRGVELAAAMLVSDEVWRQPWQPQFSRKDFKRKSRQLLKLFCNTLWDKKLT, from the coding sequence ATGAATAAGCAAGAATGCGCCATCAACCCGGAGCGGGGCAGGGGAGAACCACTTCTCCCGGAGATCGGCATCCTAGCCGTTAATCCGACCGAGGCCCCTGTCCTGGCAGCCTATGCCAAAGAGGCCGGGATGCAGCGTGCCTTTCTCTTTCACTCCAATTTGTATTATTCAGAGCAGTTGTTTCTTGCCGGACCTGCTGTGGGTGCGCCAATGGCTGCTATGTGTTTGGAAAAACTGATTGCTCTGGGTGCTAAAAAGATCATCCTCTATGGCTGGTGTGGTTCCTTGCAGGAGGACCTGCGGGCCTTGGATGTCTTGCTCCCTACGGAGGCGCTCTCAGAAGAGGGGACCAGTCCTCATTATGGGAAGGAAAGCGACCTGGGAGAAGGAGAAAAGAAAATCTCTGCCTCTCCAGAGCTGCACCGGCATCTTCGTGATACTCTCAGTGCGGCAAATATTCCCTACCAGACTGGAATAATCTGGACTACGGATGCACCATACCGGGAGACCCGAACCAAGATTGCTGACTATGCTGATCAGGGGATTTACGGGGTGGATATGGAATTTTCCGCCCTGTGTTCAGTTGCCGCTTTCAGGGGTGTTGAGCTGGCTGCTGCCATGTTGGTTTCCGACGAAGTTTGGCGTCAACCCTGGCAACCGCAGTTCTCGCGAAAAGACTTTAAAAGGAAGTCCCGCCAGCTCTTAAAGCTTTTTTGCAACACATTGTGGGATAAAAAGTTGACATAG
- a CDS encoding PhoH family protein — protein sequence MTKQKARKTFILDTNVILHDSACIRHFDEHDIIVPITVLEELDHFKKGNQSVNFHAREFVRSLDDLSAKKLFNGGVPLGEDKGNLSIKLEQEPHPELQRHFPAFSKPDHRILNICYHLYKGDKSRSFILVTKDVNLRMKARAVGLMAENYISDHVKDLGALYTGTRIIDDSPFGLIDELHTSGEIPANDLDVPQDHPLTSNEFIILREANKSALATYHSGENKVQLVRKEKACGITPRNAEQTFAIHALCNTGAPLVTISGKAGTGKTLLALASALEQRRNYRQIMLARPVVPLSNKDLGFLPGDIQSKIGPYMQPLYDNLAVIRSQFDEKSKMHQKINDLLEEKKLIIEPLAYIRGRSLVKMYIIIDEAQNLTPHEVKTIITRAGEDTKIVFTGDVHQIDHPYLDSQSNGLSYLIEKMRGQHLYSHITLQKGERSTLSMLASELL from the coding sequence ATGACAAAACAAAAAGCGCGAAAGACATTCATCCTGGACACCAACGTGATCCTGCATGACTCAGCCTGCATCAGACATTTTGATGAACATGATATTATCGTGCCCATCACCGTGCTGGAAGAGCTGGACCATTTCAAGAAAGGGAACCAGAGTGTCAACTTCCATGCCCGTGAATTTGTTCGCTCTCTGGATGATCTGAGCGCCAAAAAGCTGTTCAATGGCGGTGTCCCTTTAGGAGAAGATAAAGGGAATCTCTCCATCAAGCTGGAACAGGAACCCCACCCCGAGCTTCAGCGCCATTTCCCGGCCTTTTCAAAACCGGATCATCGGATCCTGAATATCTGCTATCATCTGTATAAGGGCGATAAGTCCCGGTCCTTTATCCTGGTCACCAAGGATGTGAATCTGCGGATGAAGGCCAGGGCTGTGGGCCTGATGGCAGAGAACTATATCTCAGATCATGTCAAGGACTTGGGCGCCCTGTACACCGGGACCCGCATTATTGACGACAGTCCTTTCGGCCTGATTGATGAGTTGCATACCAGCGGAGAGATCCCGGCAAATGACCTGGATGTGCCTCAGGATCATCCGTTAACCTCCAACGAATTTATCATCCTGCGGGAGGCCAATAAATCCGCCCTGGCAACCTATCATTCCGGGGAAAACAAAGTCCAGCTCGTTCGCAAGGAAAAGGCCTGCGGCATTACGCCGCGCAATGCGGAGCAGACCTTTGCCATCCATGCCCTGTGCAATACCGGGGCCCCCTTGGTAACGATCAGTGGCAAGGCCGGAACCGGTAAAACCCTGCTGGCCCTGGCATCAGCCCTGGAGCAGCGGAGGAATTACCGCCAGATCATGCTGGCCCGCCCTGTTGTTCCTCTCTCCAATAAGGACTTAGGCTTTCTCCCCGGAGATATCCAGTCTAAGATCGGCCCCTATATGCAGCCGCTCTATGATAACCTGGCAGTCATCCGTAGCCAGTTTGACGAGAAGAGCAAGATGCATCAAAAAATAAATGACCTGCTGGAGGAAAAGAAGCTGATCATTGAGCCCCTGGCCTATATCCGGGGTCGGAGCCTGGTCAAAATGTATATTATTATAGACGAGGCCCAGAACCTGACCCCTCATGAGGTAAAGACCATTATCACCCGTGCTGGTGAGGACACCAAGATTGTCTTTACCGGTGATGTACATCAGATAGATCATCCCTACCTGGATTCTCAGTCCAACGGCCTGAGCTATCTGATCGAGAAAATGCGGGGCCAGCACCTGTACTCCCATATTACTCTGCAAAAGGGTGAACGCTCTACTCTGTCCATGCTGGCCAGCGAGCTGCTGTAG
- a CDS encoding IS3 family transposase encodes MKKKPVKRYSQALKQQVVREYEEGVSIYSLRQKYGIGAHGTVERWIKKFGRSGYRAEVVHIQTVEDQLEFKAMKSRIKELESALAQSVLENRMLETTIEVADQSLGTDIKKKFREEIITRAVAVRQISRQVACNWYGISRQAYYQALQRQMLQAAENQLIVELVRAIRQRHPRMGGRKLHYELQDSMAALGIFRGRDAFFKLLSAHNLLVPTRLSRRRTTHAGLWRCPNLLIDLTITHVHQAWVGDITYITTETGFVYLALLTDVFSRFIVGFDLSSSLAVEGCDRALKQAIAQADGANLRGLIHHSDHGVQYTAWLYRERLQKMEIRSSMGEVGNCYENALAERVNGILKGEYGLDDLFIDKEHAQKAVREAVWLYNYERPHLALNYGKPAEIYFEKIDVK; translated from the coding sequence ATGAAAAAAAAACCTGTCAAACGTTACAGCCAGGCGCTTAAACAACAGGTTGTCAGAGAATACGAAGAGGGCGTCAGCATCTACAGTTTGCGTCAGAAATATGGCATTGGCGCTCATGGCACCGTAGAGCGATGGATTAAGAAGTTTGGCCGTTCCGGTTACCGCGCCGAGGTTGTGCATATCCAAACGGTTGAAGATCAGCTTGAATTTAAAGCAATGAAAAGCCGGATCAAGGAGCTGGAATCGGCATTGGCACAAAGCGTCCTTGAAAACCGGATGCTGGAAACCACGATAGAAGTAGCCGATCAATCATTGGGTACTGATATTAAAAAAAAATTTCGGGAGGAAATTATAACCCGGGCAGTAGCTGTAAGGCAGATCAGCAGGCAGGTGGCCTGTAACTGGTACGGTATCAGTCGGCAGGCATATTACCAGGCATTGCAGCGACAGATGCTCCAGGCAGCCGAAAACCAACTCATCGTGGAACTGGTCAGGGCCATCCGCCAGCGTCACCCACGTATGGGCGGACGAAAACTGCATTACGAACTACAGGATTCCATGGCCGCCTTGGGAATTTTCAGGGGCAGAGACGCATTTTTCAAGCTGTTGTCAGCACATAACCTGCTGGTTCCAACCAGACTCAGCCGTCGCAGAACCACACATGCAGGCCTGTGGCGATGTCCCAACCTGTTGATTGATTTAACCATTACCCACGTCCATCAGGCCTGGGTTGGTGACATCACCTATATCACGACCGAGACGGGATTTGTTTATCTGGCTTTACTGACCGATGTTTTTTCTCGCTTTATTGTCGGCTTCGATCTCTCGTCGTCGCTTGCGGTTGAAGGGTGTGACCGGGCGTTGAAACAGGCGATAGCACAGGCTGACGGTGCTAATTTGCGTGGCCTGATCCATCATTCGGATCATGGGGTGCAATACACCGCCTGGCTGTACCGGGAGCGATTGCAAAAGATGGAGATACGTTCCAGCATGGGAGAAGTGGGCAACTGTTACGAAAACGCCTTAGCTGAACGAGTGAATGGAATCTTAAAAGGCGAATATGGCCTTGACGACCTTTTCATTGATAAGGAACATGCTCAGAAAGCTGTCCGGGAAGCTGTATGGCTATACAATTATGAAAGGCCTCACCTGGCACTCAACTATGGAAAGCCTGCAGAGATTTATTTTGAGAAAATTGATGTGAAGTAG
- a CDS encoding aspartate kinase yields MALIVQKFGGTSVGSTDKIKNVAERVLRQQRQGHQMVVVLSAMSGQTDKLLTMAAEMQKIPDPREMDMLLSTGEQVTIALFAMAVKDAGSDAISLLGDQVHIHTDAMHTKARIKDIDTELIHKHLDEGKVVVIAGFQGVDDEGDITTLGRGGSDTTAVALAAALKADACEIFTDVEGVYTTDPNICAQARKINKITYDEMLELASLGAKVLEIRSVGLAKRYNVPLHVRSTFSENEGTWVVEEDKIMMESMQVSGITYNKNEARITITKVPDQPGVASKIFQPISDAGILVDMILQNTRQGEMTDMTFTVMRTDYAKTMEIVQKVAEEIGAESVHGDEGIVKVSIVGVGMRNHSGIASTMFQIMSREGINIMMISTSEIKVSCVIEEKYTELAVRALHAAFNLDKEHPPKEETL; encoded by the coding sequence ATGGCGCTCATAGTGCAGAAATTCGGCGGGACCTCAGTGGGCTCCACCGATAAAATAAAAAACGTGGCTGAGCGGGTACTCAGGCAGCAACGGCAGGGCCACCAGATGGTGGTTGTGCTTTCTGCCATGTCCGGCCAGACCGATAAGTTGCTCACCATGGCGGCAGAGATGCAGAAAATACCCGATCCCCGGGAAATGGATATGCTGCTTTCCACCGGAGAGCAGGTGACCATTGCGCTCTTTGCTATGGCCGTGAAAGATGCAGGAAGTGATGCGATTTCCCTGTTGGGAGATCAGGTGCATATCCACACTGATGCCATGCATACCAAGGCCCGTATCAAGGATATTGATACCGAGCTGATTCATAAACATCTTGATGAAGGGAAGGTCGTGGTGATTGCGGGCTTTCAGGGTGTGGATGATGAGGGCGATATCACCACCCTGGGGCGTGGTGGTTCTGACACCACCGCAGTGGCCCTGGCTGCTGCACTCAAGGCTGATGCCTGCGAGATTTTTACTGATGTTGAGGGGGTGTACACTACAGATCCCAATATCTGTGCCCAGGCACGTAAGATTAACAAAATAACCTATGACGAAATGCTGGAGCTCGCCAGTCTTGGTGCCAAGGTACTGGAGATCCGCTCGGTTGGTTTAGCCAAGCGTTATAACGTTCCGTTACATGTTCGTTCCACATTTTCAGAAAACGAGGGCACCTGGGTCGTTGAGGAGGATAAAATTATGATGGAATCCATGCAGGTTTCCGGTATTACCTATAATAAGAATGAGGCTCGTATCACCATTACCAAGGTGCCGGATCAGCCGGGAGTAGCTTCAAAGATCTTTCAGCCCATCTCTGATGCAGGTATTCTGGTGGATATGATTCTCCAGAACACCAGGCAAGGGGAGATGACCGACATGACTTTCACTGTCATGCGAACTGATTATGCCAAGACGATGGAGATTGTCCAGAAGGTTGCTGAGGAGATCGGGGCCGAATCTGTACACGGCGATGAAGGTATCGTGAAGGTATCCATCGTGGGGGTGGGCATGCGTAACCACTCCGGTATTGCTTCTACCATGTTCCAGATTATGTCCAGAGAGGGTATCAATATTATGATGATCTCTACCTCAGAAATTAAGGTCTCTTGCGTGATTGAGGAGAAGTACACCGAGCTGGCAGTTCGGGCTCTGCATGCGGCTTTTAACCTGGATAAGGAACATCCGCCCAAAGAAGAGACGTTGTAG